CATAAATGACGGTATCCTTTGATATATCATTGTCGCATACCTTACTAGAATTTAAATTTTGTATATTAATATTTGTAGCGATAGTTAAAACGGCCATTTGGTGCAACATCTCCATAAACATATAAATCAAGAATATCCAGATTTTCACTTTCCGGTATATTGTCAGTCCACTTAAAATCAATTATCTTAGATTCTGGTATTCTTTTTCTTGGTACAGCCAACTGTATCTTATTCCCGACGACCTTGAAGGACACCCCACATAAAGGAGTCCATTTATAGGTTCCTCCTTCATTTTTATAAAGTTTCAATTTATTTCCATCGGCCTTTACACAATAATCATACCCATGCCAATTGTCGTTTTTTTTGTTTATGCTCAACAACAAAGTGATCCAAGGTTCATGACAAGAGGGCTGAGCTGGGGTTATGTTATTCATAGTCTCTGCAAAGAAATAAAGATAAGTCTTATCATGTGCCACTTTGGAAATCACGAAATCATTTCTACCAGTGTTGTTCACAATGGTATCCATATTATTGAAGCCCATGGTGTTTTGATGTATTACATCACCCTTGTCGTCTCTATATTCATATTCGACAGAGTTCCATTGTTTGAAATTTCGATTAAGGTTTATTGTATAATAAGATGATTGTTCAGGAACAACGCGTCCTCCCTTATATTTACGCATATTTGAGACGAATTGCATATAATAATTGTCTCTAATTAAAGGATGTCGACTAGGCTCTATATCCCTATTAAATTCAGCATTATATGCGTCTACGAAACATGTCTCTCCTATTTTTGGAGTAATTCCCGGACGAGTTTCATTAAGATGGGCTGAATCTTGTATACAAAAACGCTGAGCTGTCCATTCATTGAATTGAGTTATCATAAGCACTGGGGGATGTATCTTGTGAGCTATTCTCCATTGCTCATTAAAATAAAGTCCATAGGCAGTTGAATCTGTTAATGCCAGAGCATTAAGGATCGGTTCTGTTCCATTATGATAACTCTTACCTATTTTTGTTGTGGCATGCTGGGCCACGCTCACAGATAATTGTTCCGGGGTATTTGGATTAGCCGACCATCCTGGTACTTGGGGGCAAGATTCAAGCCAAGCCCATTCATTTCTGTTGGCTCCTTTCATCCATGCCCAAGATTTGCGATAAGCAAAGAAATTTCTTAATAACAAAGATGTTACCGGTACACTTTCGATATCAGCAAGGATCAATGGTTTACCCTGATATAAATACCAATACTTATTGTACTTTTTATCGGCATAAAAACGAGAATATATTTTTTCAATCATTTTCTCACCGCCCCAATAAGACATAAAACATAATTTAGGAGATTTCATGCCCAACGAATCTCGCCTATCTATTTCTCTAATCAATTTTTCTACTACATCATCATATAGGAAGCCATTGGTGACATCAAAGAAAAGAAAATCCACACCTGCATCCATAAGTAATTGAAGGTGCTTCGCAACTACAAAATCATCTCCTGCCTTATAATATCCCAGTACGGGTTTCCCCCACCAGTGCATTTCACCTACATCCCCCCACTTCGGATTTTTAGGATTTTCTTTCAAAATATTTGTAATATCAAATATAGGACGCCCCTCCTTAGTATGCTTACCATGCCACAAGTAGTAAAACATCCCGACTGAAGATGGTTTATAAGATAAAGGATCCGGCTTCTCACCGACAGGTAAGAGTTCCCTTCCCAAATCATCTGTGGCAACCCATGTATCGGCATACGTATCCCAAGTTTGAGCAAAACCACGAGAAACGAGGGACAAAAGAAGCAGAAAAAAAATTGTTCGTATATTCATTATTACGGAAGTTTGATAATTTTTGTTCCAAAATTTGTTATGACTTTTATTATGATGGGGGCTGCTAAGACACTAAAATCAACTGTACTTGACATTTGGCTATCTTGTTTAATAGTTTTTACAAGCCCTCCTTGCAAATTATAGACGTTGATAATAACATCAGATGCTGTCGGTAAATTGTAGGAAAGCAACACTTTTTGAGATGTAACACGCAAAGCCCTTATATCCAAAATGTTCTTTGCCTCAGTAACTTTGATTCCCATAGGAACTAATGAACCTTTGTAGCGATAATTGAATCTCCCGTTAGGAGCTACGTCACCTTGATCAATAAAATCCAATATATCCGGATTCTCAGGAATATTATCAGCCCATTTGAAATCAATATCACCTTCGATAGTAATGCCTAAATCACTTTTCTTCAAAGCAAAATACATTTCATTCTGCTTTACGAAACGCGTAACAAGAGTAACAGGAGCCCATTGATAGTCTTTTCCAACACACTTCATTAAAGTATATTTACTATCAGTCGGATTTTTCATAACAGCGTAGTCATAACCGTTCCACCCTGTCTTATAATCACAATCGCTATTAATAAGCAGTATCATCCATTGTTTTGAGAAATTATAATTAGAGAAGTTAGCGGCTGTTTTCACATAGAAATACATATTAGAATTATCCTTCGTAAGCTTTGCCATGACAATATCATTTCTTCCCGAATTATTGGTCATAGGCGCCATATTCTGGAATCCCTGTGTACTTCTATGAGTTATGTCACCAATATCATCTCTAAATTCGGGAGTAACGCTTGTCCACTGGAACATATCTCCATCTAAGGTTATCGATTGGGGTGCCGAAGGCGTTGGAATTGTCCTAACACCTTTATACCTTCTCACATTCGAAACCATTTGAAGATAATAATTATCACGTATCAAAGGATTTGTACTGGGCTCAATATCCCTATTAAATTCAGCATTATATGCATCTACAAAAAAAGACTCTCCCAAAGTAGGTATTCCCCCTGGACGGCATTCACCAAATTCATCTGGGCTTTTTATAATAAATCGTCCAGCCATACATTCATTAAACTGGGTAATCATTACAATGGGAGGGCTCTGTGAAAAAGCTTGCTCCCACTGCTCTGAAAAATATAGTCCTTTCGGAGTATCTTCGGACACGGCATACTGATCCAAGGGTGGTTCTTTGCCTGAATGATAACTTTTACCTATCTTACTTGTTGCATGCTGTGCGGTAGACACCGAGATTTGTTCTTTTTTCTTTAAGCCGTTTACATAAGTCCAACCACATTTTTGAGGATAATTTTCGAGCCATCCCCATCTATCTGGTTTTGAATCTCCCATCCATGCCCAGCAATGACGTGTTGTAAAATGAGTTTTAATTTCATCACTAAGACTCGCAATATCATCTATATTGACGAGCAATAAAGGTTTCCCTCTATAATAGAACCAATATTTATCATAATCGGGATTGGAATAAAACACATCCCAAAGATGTTTCACAACACCCGAAGCATTGGCATTGATAGTATAAACTAATTTTGGAGAGGGTAATCCAACATTTGTCCTTCTGTCTATTGCAGCCATTAACCGTTTCACGGCATCATCATAAGTAAAGGCATTTGTCACATCCATAAATAGAAAATCGACTCTGGCATCCGTCAGCATCTGTAGATGCTTATCATAAACGAAGTCATCAGTATTGACATAATAACCAAGTTTTGGCTTTCCCCACCAATGCGGCTTTCCTTCAGGACCAAATTGTGGGTTTACCGAATTTGTCTTTAATATTTCAGTAATATCATAAATTGGGTCACCATTAGTTCCATGAGGACCATTACAGATATAATAAAACATCCCTACAGCCCTATTTTCTTTAGGTGCTGATATGCCCGTTTCAGAAGTATTTACAATTCTCCAGAGCTCGTCCACAGCGACCCATGTATCACTATACGTATCCCAAATGTCGTCTACGGCATGTACATATGAGCTAAATAACAGTGAAACTGCAATCTGAATAATAATGTTATTTTTATTTTTCATCATATACAGGATTTAATAATTCAAAGAATAATATCACCATTAACTGTATTTTCAGAATCTCCTCCTACGAAAATCTTATATGTGCCATGCTCAAATATCCAGCCTTCTTTTTCTTTGAAATATTTTAGATTTTCTTTTGAAACGTTGAAGTTTATGATTTGCCTTTTCCCTGATGAAAGATATATTTTTTTGAATCCTTTCAGGCTTTTTATTGGTTGACTTATTGAGGAAGGGCACTTGCGAATATAAAGTTGTGCAACTTCTTCTCCTCCTTTATTTCCAATATTTTCAAGAGCAATGGAAGCAATAAAGCCATCCTTACCATTAGGTACAATATTTAAATCGGAATATTTAAATTGGGTGTAACTTAATCCGTAACCGAATGGGAACAAAGCTTTATTTGGTATATCTCTATAGATGGAACGTAGTGGATCATTAGGACGATCATAGAGCGGACGGCCTGTTGGAAGTTGGTTATAATAAAATGGCAATTGCCCCATGGATTCAGGAAAAGACACAGGTAGTTTACCCGATGGATTATAATCTCCAAAAAGGACATCGGCAATGGCATTTCCACCTTCTGTGCCAAGGAACCAAGTTTCCAACAAGGCATCACTCTGATCAGCCACTTCCGGTATAACCAACGGACGTCCATTGGATAAGATAACAACGACAGGTTTGTTCATTGCTTTTAGTTTCCTAAATAATATCATCTGACATTCGGATAATTCAATATTCGCGTAGGACTGTCCTTCGCCGGACATCCAGCCATATTCACCCATTGAAAGAATCACGACATCGGCATTCTTGGCTATTTCTAAAGCCTCATCCATACTTGAGGCCGAACGAACTTTGCTTCCTTCTGCATATTTCACATCAGCATGTGGTATTTTAGATTTTATACCTTCGAGAATGGAGACGGGATCTTCCCCACGTCCCAATCCGATCCAAGTTCCGTTCATATCGGTTCTACTATTGGCAAGTTCACCAATTACGGCCACTGACTTAATACTTTTTGAAATGGGAAGCAGATCTTTGTTTTTCAATAAGACGATTGAACTTTTAGCCAAATCTCTGGCTATATTGCGATTTGCTGAAGTAAAGACATCCGTCCGCTCTCTTACACTGTCACAATATAAATAAGGATTTTCAAAGAGTCCCAAATCATATTTTACTCCCAATATATTTGCAACAGCTTCATCAATAGCAGATTCTTTCACTTTCTTCATCTTTACCAATTTTGCCAATTCCTTGATATAGATATTACTTTTCATATCCATGTCAAGTCCTGCATTTATAGCCAGACATGCAGCATCCATGGAATCAGCAGCAAGTCCATGAGGTATCAGTTCTGCTATCGCTTCAAAATCAGACACCACAAAGCCCTTAAATCCCCACTCATTACGAAGCACATCCTTTAAAAGCCAGCTGTTGCAAGTTGCAGGTATATTATGATAAGCATTGAATGCAGACATTAATGAGGGTGCACCAGCATTGATCGCAGCTTTATAGGGAGGAAGATAGATGTTACGCATCGTACCTTCACTCAATTCTATTGTATTGTAGTCGCGGCCGCTTTCTACAGCACCATAGGCAGCATAATGCTTTACACAGGATGCAACGCTCCGCCCTTCATTCAGTCCACTTCCCTGAAATCCCTTGACACGTGCGGCTGCTATTTTTGAACCAAGATAAGGATCCTCACCCGCACCTTCAGCGATACGTCCCCAACGTGCATCCCGGCACACATCCACCATAGGGGCATATACCCAGTTTACACCAAGTGCAGAGGCCTCCAAAGCTGCAATGCCTTCAGATTTTTCAATTTTAGTCAAGTCCCAACTTGCCGCCCCACCAAGTGGAATGGGGAAAATGGTACGCATTCCATGTACACAATCAAATCCAAAAAGCAAAGGGATTTTCAGACGTGTGCTATCGACCGCAAGCTTCTGGTACTTACGAGCAAGGTTTGCTCCGGCAACATTAAATATAGCGCCTGCTCCCGCTTTCACCCATGCAGCCTCTTTTTTAGCAGTTGCATCGGGATCTCCTCCAGATAAGACATTATTGAGCTGGTTTATTTTTTCTTCAAGAGTCATCTGCTTTATCAGACTCTTTATGAATTTTGCTTTTGTAGAATTTATCTTTTTATTATTAGTCGCAGCACCGGAGAAGCTCACCATTGCCAAGAGGATAAATATTAAAAGTTTCTTCTTCATCATTGTTTCAACGAAATATTTTGTGAAAGGACTATTGTCTCTGAATTTTTTCCTACTTCAATTACATAATCACATAAATCTTTTTTCCAGTCTCCACGTGTCACGTCATAATATGAGAAAGCGCTGTCGTCAAGAGTGAATTCGATTTGACGAGATTCACCTTTTTTCAGAAATACCTTCTTGAAAGCCTTCAATTCCCGTACCGGACGATTAATAGACGGATTCACCGGACGTACATAGATCTGAACGACATCAGCGCCATCATATGATCCCGTATTTTTCAGGGTCAACCGACATTCGACTTTATCACCCTTATTCTGCAACATGAAATCAGAATATCCGAAAGTTGTATAGCTTAATCCATGTCCAAAGGGAAATTGTACATCATGAGGATGGTTATCAAAATATCTGTATCCAACGTTGAGACTGTCTGCATAGAGAACATTCATATCATCTTGAGAAGCCAATTTTCGGCATGGATAATCTTCCAGTTTTTTAGCCCATGTAAAAGGCAAACGTCCGGACGGATCTTTTTCGCCAAAAAGAACGCTTGCGATAGCATTTCCCCCTTCCATACCGGGATACCACGCTTCAATCAACGATTTTGAATTTTCAATAATACCTCCAAGTTCCAATGGAGATCCATTAATAAGCACCACATTCATATTTTTATTGAATTTGGCAAGAGTATTGATTAGTGTCTCCTGTGCTTTAGGAAAGACCAGACTGACACGATCGCGACCTTCTGTGTCAATACTATGGTCAATACCACCCACAAAAACAATTGCATCAGCATTTTTAGCCACTTTCTTTATATTTGCGAGTTGCTTTGCTGCGACTTCACTTTGAGGTGTTTCAATCTCTACCCGCATGGCAGCATCACCTGTTCCCCGAGAATAAATAAGGCAAAGATGAAAAGGAATTCCTTTCTTCATGTCTATATTTGCTGTCTCGATTCCGTTGTTTCTGCTATTTTCCACAATAGCTATTGGAGCTCCCCCCCATTCATTGTTGTAGACTAAAGCTGAGCCACCACCTACTATAAATTTCAAAGCATATTTCCCATCAACTATAGGATAAATCCACGTATCAAAACGTGCTTCTCTGAATTCATCAACTTTTATTGCAAGATCTGGTGACTTCATTTCCCACATGTAATTTATATTATTCACCGTTTTGCTAACAACAGGCTCATCAGCTCCCTTTTTGTAGTATCGCACATTCACACCATTTTCATTATCATTTGCCTTTAACATTGATTGCGGAATCAAAGCAAAGCCACCTAACTCATCGGACGATATATAAGTAATTTTATTTTCACCTGCGATTTTCTTAATACCTTCTAATGGAGTTATTTCATATGGAGGTTGCACCCAAGAACTACCACCCATTGCCAAGACGCAAAAAGGTTTATTAGCATTTGGGCCTGTAACAAGAATGTTTTTTATCTTATTTTTATTTAAAGGTAGCGCTTTGTCTTTATTCTTAAGAAGTACGATTCCCTGTTTAGCTGTTTCTTCAGCAATTTGCTGATGTTCTGGAGTGTTTAGAGTGGCTCCGTCATGTAATTTTCCATTGTCAAGAAATCCCAATGCATTATATACATGCAATACTCGACGCACCTTATCATCTATTTCCGCTTCCGAAACACGCCCCTGCTTTACTGCTTCAAGTAATGGTTTACCAAAACCACAATTCTCACCTCCGGGCATCGACACGTCAAGTCCGGCAAAAGCTGCTTTCTCTGTTGACCGAGTACCAAGCCAATCAGTCATTACGAATCCCTGAAATCCCCACTTGTTTTTAAGAATATCTGTCAAAAGTTTACGATCATCGCTCACATAATTATAATTCACACCATTTGCAGCAGTCATAATAGTGAGCACTCCATTATCCACTGCTTCTTTGAATGCAGGCAGATAAATTTCATTTAAGGTACGGTCATCAATCACCGAAAAATAGGAATTTCTATTATTCTCCCTATTATTACAAGCAAAATGTTTGATACATGCTGCAACTCCT
The sequence above is drawn from the uncultured Bacteroides sp. genome and encodes:
- a CDS encoding glycoside hydrolase family 3 C-terminal domain-containing protein, whose protein sequence is MKKRAIIITSLLSLLILSNIRASSPEDELKINNIIKALTLEEKVSFCYGTGMGFRGIPRLNIPEIGCCDGPRGPNAQVGTTAFPCGTLLGATWNPDIVEQAGKVMGEETRALNKGVLLGPGCNILRDPLGGRFFEYYTEDPFLNGKIASAHVRGVQSQGVAACIKHFACNNRENNRNSYFSVIDDRTLNEIYLPAFKEAVDNGVLTIMTAANGVNYNYVSDDRKLLTDILKNKWGFQGFVMTDWLGTRSTEKAAFAGLDVSMPGGENCGFGKPLLEAVKQGRVSEAEIDDKVRRVLHVYNALGFLDNGKLHDGATLNTPEHQQIAEETAKQGIVLLKNKDKALPLNKNKIKNILVTGPNANKPFCVLAMGGSSWVQPPYEITPLEGIKKIAGENKITYISSDELGGFALIPQSMLKANDNENGVNVRYYKKGADEPVVSKTVNNINYMWEMKSPDLAIKVDEFREARFDTWIYPIVDGKYALKFIVGGGSALVYNNEWGGAPIAIVENSRNNGIETANIDMKKGIPFHLCLIYSRGTGDAAMRVEIETPQSEVAAKQLANIKKVAKNADAIVFVGGIDHSIDTEGRDRVSLVFPKAQETLINTLAKFNKNMNVVLINGSPLELGGIIENSKSLIEAWYPGMEGGNAIASVLFGEKDPSGRLPFTWAKKLEDYPCRKLASQDDMNVLYADSLNVGYRYFDNHPHDVQFPFGHGLSYTTFGYSDFMLQNKGDKVECRLTLKNTGSYDGADVVQIYVRPVNPSINRPVRELKAFKKVFLKKGESRQIEFTLDDSAFSYYDVTRGDWKKDLCDYVIEVGKNSETIVLSQNISLKQ
- a CDS encoding glycoside hydrolase family 3 N-terminal domain-containing protein, encoding MMKKKLLIFILLAMVSFSGAATNNKKINSTKAKFIKSLIKQMTLEEKINQLNNVLSGGDPDATAKKEAAWVKAGAGAIFNVAGANLARKYQKLAVDSTRLKIPLLFGFDCVHGMRTIFPIPLGGAASWDLTKIEKSEGIAALEASALGVNWVYAPMVDVCRDARWGRIAEGAGEDPYLGSKIAAARVKGFQGSGLNEGRSVASCVKHYAAYGAVESGRDYNTIELSEGTMRNIYLPPYKAAINAGAPSLMSAFNAYHNIPATCNSWLLKDVLRNEWGFKGFVVSDFEAIAELIPHGLAADSMDAACLAINAGLDMDMKSNIYIKELAKLVKMKKVKESAIDEAVANILGVKYDLGLFENPYLYCDSVRERTDVFTSANRNIARDLAKSSIVLLKNKDLLPISKSIKSVAVIGELANSRTDMNGTWIGLGRGEDPVSILEGIKSKIPHADVKYAEGSKVRSASSMDEALEIAKNADVVILSMGEYGWMSGEGQSYANIELSECQMILFRKLKAMNKPVVVILSNGRPLVIPEVADQSDALLETWFLGTEGGNAIADVLFGDYNPSGKLPVSFPESMGQLPFYYNQLPTGRPLYDRPNDPLRSIYRDIPNKALFPFGYGLSYTQFKYSDLNIVPNGKDGFIASIALENIGNKGGEEVAQLYIRKCPSSISQPIKSLKGFKKIYLSSGKRQIINFNVSKENLKYFKEKEGWIFEHGTYKIFVGGDSENTVNGDIIL